One Myxosarcina sp. GI1 genomic window carries:
- a CDS encoding DUF3172 domain-containing protein — protein sequence MKRRNRTEYEYDRYSPPNGKSAPSTSPLNNKNKNPFNVAKVAVLASVFIIGIVVGISLNFSSNSNLASIDSRLEIDRLAPNPELCQQYGASAVVTDMRFFLSMNPFNVFVSQPVMQPGCILRQNNWSLLEQRKLINSEQVKDCKRRMNTFAYTGSIDGSPQINCVYQNDAAGNLFLNRSGTDARPESDSF from the coding sequence ATGAAACGCAGAAATAGAACCGAGTACGAATACGACCGCTATAGTCCTCCCAATGGAAAATCTGCTCCCTCTACTTCGCCTCTAAATAATAAAAACAAAAATCCCTTTAACGTCGCTAAAGTGGCAGTTTTAGCCAGCGTTTTTATCATAGGTATTGTCGTAGGAATTAGCTTAAACTTTAGCAGCAACAGCAACCTTGCCAGTATCGATTCTCGCTTGGAAATCGATCGCCTGGCACCAAACCCCGAACTCTGTCAGCAATATGGAGCGAGTGCGGTGGTAACAGATATGCGGTTCTTTTTGAGCATGAACCCCTTCAACGTCTTTGTTTCTCAGCCAGTGATGCAGCCTGGATGTATTCTGCGTCAAAATAACTGGTCGCTCTTAGAACAAAGAAAGCTAATTAATTCCGAACAGGTAAAAGACTGTAAGCGCAGAATGAATACCTTTGCCTATACGGGTAGTATAGACGGTTCTCCTCAAATTAACTGCGTGTATCAAAACGATGCTGCTGGTAATTTGTTCCTCAATCGTTCGGGAACTGATGCCAGACCTGAATCTGATAGTTTTTAA
- a CDS encoding glycoside hydrolase family 10 protein, which yields MKERIAKTYDNFANKLVQFSRDWGRPSWLVFLFILTFIIIALTPLTGNTQLPSDRASTESVQTCTSNTDRELRGVWLTNIDSDVLFSRQKTSEAISNLAELNFNTLYPTVWNWGHTLYPSQVSQQVTGYPQDPIEELKNRDLLDEIITAGHKKNLAVIPWFEFGFMAPADSVLAQSHPQWWTMRRDGDAIWWEGDVHQRVWLNPLHPEVQKFITDLVVEVVSSYDVDGIQFDDHFGYPSELGYDEYTVELYKQEHGGKSPPEDSQAPEWIRWRANKITAYMETLFHEIKQANPQAIVSLSPNPQEFSLNSFLLDWYRWERMGLIEELIVQVYRDRQKSFIKEIQQPEIIAASQHIPVGIGILSGLKGRKVYWNNINKQINAVRDRHLSGVSFFFYESLWNLAAESPERRQAALKSAFKEPVERPQLDDCQFAVN from the coding sequence ATGAAAGAGCGAATTGCTAAGACATACGATAACTTTGCTAACAAATTAGTCCAGTTTAGCCGAGATTGGGGTCGCCCCTCTTGGTTGGTGTTTCTGTTTATTTTGACCTTTATTATTATCGCTCTAACTCCTTTAACGGGTAATACCCAACTACCAAGCGATCGCGCTTCTACAGAATCAGTTCAAACCTGTACGAGTAATACTGATAGAGAATTAAGAGGAGTCTGGCTGACTAATATCGATAGCGACGTACTTTTTTCCCGTCAAAAAACCTCAGAAGCGATCTCCAATCTGGCAGAATTAAATTTTAATACTCTCTATCCTACCGTCTGGAATTGGGGTCATACTCTTTATCCCTCGCAAGTTTCCCAACAGGTTACGGGATACCCACAAGATCCGATTGAAGAATTAAAAAACCGCGATCTTCTCGATGAAATTATTACCGCAGGTCATAAAAAGAATCTGGCGGTAATTCCCTGGTTTGAATTTGGCTTTATGGCTCCTGCCGATTCTGTATTGGCACAAAGCCATCCTCAGTGGTGGACTATGCGACGCGATGGTGACGCTATCTGGTGGGAAGGAGACGTTCATCAACGGGTTTGGCTCAATCCCCTGCATCCCGAAGTCCAAAAGTTTATTACCGATTTAGTTGTAGAAGTTGTTAGTAGCTACGATGTAGACGGCATTCAATTTGACGATCACTTTGGCTATCCTTCGGAGTTGGGTTACGACGAATATACGGTAGAGCTATACAAACAAGAACACGGCGGAAAATCTCCACCAGAAGACAGTCAAGCTCCCGAATGGATACGCTGGCGAGCCAATAAAATTACGGCTTATATGGAAACGCTGTTTCACGAAATCAAACAAGCCAATCCCCAGGCAATTGTCTCCCTGTCGCCCAATCCCCAGGAGTTTTCCCTCAACTCTTTTCTCTTAGATTGGTATCGTTGGGAAAGAATGGGATTAATTGAAGAATTAATAGTACAAGTTTATCGCGATCGCCAAAAAAGCTTTATTAAGGAAATACAACAGCCAGAAATTATTGCTGCCAGCCAACACATTCCCGTAGGAATTGGTATTTTATCTGGTTTAAAAGGTCGTAAAGTTTACTGGAACAACATTAACAAGCAGATAAACGCAGTACGCGATCGTCATCTTAGCGGCGTATCTTTCTTCTTTTATGAAAGTCTCTGGAATCTTGCTGCTGAATCTCCAGAGCGCAGACAAGCTGCTTTAAAATCTGCTTTTAAAGAGCCAGTAGAGCGTCCACAACTAGATGATTGTCAGTTTGCTGTAAATTAG
- a CDS encoding GNAT family N-acetyltransferase, producing the protein MYIRDAVEADLKAIVEIYNQSIPYRLATADTEPISVASRLKWYRDRPNNRPLWVVEIEATIAGWLSFQSFYGRPAYCHTAELSIYVADKFQRRGIGSGLLERAIVSSPQLEIKTLLGFIFAHNHASLKLFANYGFITWGHLPQVAELDGIERDLIILGRQISKN; encoded by the coding sequence ATGTACATTCGAGATGCTGTTGAAGCCGATCTTAAGGCGATCGTCGAAATTTACAATCAGAGTATTCCCTATCGTCTTGCTACTGCCGATACCGAACCGATTTCGGTTGCTAGTCGCCTAAAATGGTATCGCGACCGCCCCAATAATCGTCCTCTATGGGTAGTAGAAATTGAAGCCACCATAGCTGGCTGGCTGAGTTTTCAATCTTTCTACGGTCGTCCAGCATATTGCCATACTGCCGAATTAAGTATTTATGTAGCCGATAAATTTCAGCGTCGGGGAATTGGTAGTGGTTTATTGGAAAGAGCGATCGTTTCATCGCCGCAACTAGAAATCAAAACTCTATTAGGCTTTATTTTTGCTCACAATCACGCCAGTTTAAAGCTGTTTGCAAACTATGGTTTTATAACCTGGGGACACTTACCCCAAGTAGCAGAACTCGACGGTATCGAGAGAGATTTAATAATTTTGGGTCGTCAGATTTCTAAAAATTAG
- a CDS encoding DUF5765 domain-containing protein codes for MCWSGEASATLATIGLTSTAYVAWKGEKKAFWIPLGYFSLMELLQAFTYTVIDRPELPSNQIFTLLGVLHIIFQPFFISAVALQFIPEKVRNQVSPFIYGMCFIGVILMSLKLYPFEWAGTCTIGYEPLCGSQLCSVSGNWHIAWNVPMNGLKWLTLGYYIPVFVAPLIYGSWKFTLYHVIVGPLAARILTDNINEWPAVWCLLSIGMFLIAIKTPLRQMLYVNNWWFWNSRQSDESALTPAIPVAVESSNESTESVTVEQLG; via the coding sequence ATGTGTTGGAGCGGAGAAGCATCGGCAACCCTGGCTACAATAGGTCTGACCAGTACGGCTTATGTCGCTTGGAAAGGCGAAAAAAAAGCATTTTGGATTCCACTTGGCTATTTCTCGTTGATGGAATTGCTGCAAGCATTTACTTATACGGTTATCGACCGACCAGAACTACCTTCAAATCAAATTTTTACGCTGCTCGGAGTCTTGCATATTATCTTTCAACCCTTTTTCATTAGTGCAGTAGCACTACAATTTATTCCAGAAAAAGTTAGAAACCAAGTCAGTCCTTTTATCTATGGCATGTGTTTTATTGGTGTAATTTTAATGTCGCTCAAACTATATCCTTTTGAATGGGCGGGAACTTGCACGATCGGATACGAACCTCTTTGTGGCAGTCAGCTTTGTTCTGTATCGGGAAATTGGCATATAGCCTGGAACGTACCGATGAATGGTTTAAAATGGTTGACTTTAGGCTATTACATTCCAGTATTTGTCGCTCCTCTAATCTATGGTTCATGGAAATTTACTTTATACCATGTCATAGTTGGACCTTTAGCAGCTCGCATTTTAACCGACAATATCAACGAGTGGCCAGCAGTATGGTGTTTACTTTCAATTGGTATGTTTTTAATTGCCATCAAAACTCCATTACGGCAGATGCTTTACGTTAATAATTGGTGGTTCTGGAATTCCAGGCAATCTGATGAATCTGCTTTAACTCCAGCCATTCCCGTAGCTGTAGAATCTTCAAACGAATCAACCGAAAGTGTAACTGTAGAGCAATTAGGATAA
- a CDS encoding beta-ketoacyl-ACP synthase III, producing MNNAGAGIAITGCGSAAPKAILTNEHLARIVETSDDWISSRTGMKRRHIANNTESLSKLSAIACQQAISMAGITPTDIDLIILATSTPDDLFGSASNIQALIGANRAVAFDLTAACSGFVFALITATQFIHTGVYRNALVIGADVLSRWVDWNDRNTCVLFGDGAGAVVCQAIPEGDRLLGFSMYSDGSKNGCLNLSYQSQSQPLVADLTTQSGTYQPITMNGKEVYRFAVDKVPEAIGKAMFHANLTSADIDWLLLHQANQRIMDAVAKRLKIPRSKILSNISEYGNTSAASIPLALDEAVRQGRVKPGDTIAASGFGAGLTWSSAIFKWG from the coding sequence TTGAATAATGCGGGGGCTGGTATTGCAATTACTGGATGTGGTTCGGCTGCACCAAAGGCGATTTTGACCAACGAGCATTTAGCTCGCATAGTAGAAACTTCTGATGATTGGATTAGCAGTAGAACGGGAATGAAACGCCGTCATATTGCTAATAATACCGAGTCTCTTAGCAAACTATCGGCGATCGCTTGCCAGCAGGCAATTTCAATGGCAGGCATTACTCCCACCGATATCGATTTGATTATTTTGGCAACCTCTACCCCCGACGATTTATTTGGCAGCGCGAGTAACATTCAGGCTTTAATTGGTGCCAATAGAGCCGTAGCTTTCGATCTGACTGCTGCTTGTTCGGGTTTTGTCTTTGCCCTGATTACTGCTACTCAGTTTATTCATACTGGTGTATATCGCAACGCTTTAGTTATTGGTGCAGATGTTCTTTCTCGTTGGGTAGATTGGAACGATCGCAATACCTGCGTTTTATTTGGCGATGGTGCGGGTGCGGTAGTTTGTCAGGCAATTCCTGAAGGCGATCGCCTTTTGGGCTTTTCTATGTATAGCGACGGCAGCAAAAATGGCTGTCTCAATCTTTCCTATCAGAGTCAGTCTCAGCCTCTGGTTGCCGATCTTACTACCCAGAGCGGTACCTATCAGCCCATAACCATGAATGGTAAAGAAGTCTATCGTTTTGCCGTAGATAAAGTTCCCGAAGCAATTGGTAAAGCCATGTTTCACGCCAATCTTACCTCCGCAGATATTGATTGGCTGCTCTTACATCAGGCAAATCAACGCATTATGGATGCAGTGGCAAAACGTCTTAAAATACCTCGGAGCAAAATACTTAGCAATATTTCCGAATATGGAAACACTTCAGCAGCTTCAATTCCCCTGGCATTAGATGAAGCCGTCAGACAGGGTAGAGTAAAGCCTGGAGATACCATCGCCGCTTCTGGTTTTGGGGCTGGCTTGACCTGGAGTTCGGCAATTTTTAAGTGGGGTTAA
- the plsX gene encoding phosphate acyltransferase PlsX: MVFKRPTIAVDAMGGDYAPDEIVAGAIQAITRLDVKVLLVGDEKQIESSIKKHGNVDTSLLEIVPAQEAIAMKEEPLVAIRRKPKASINVAMNLVKQQQAQAVVSAGHSGAAMASALLRLGRLKGIDRPAIGAVFPTIIPNKSVIVLDVGANVDCRPKYLEQFALMGTIYSKYVLGNAKPKLGLLNIGEEASKGNDLALQTHRLLESNPQIPFVGNAEGRDVLSGEFDIIVCDGFVGNILLKFAEAVGEVMLQIMKEELPQGWRGKLGTALLKPNLSNIKQRIDHAEHGGGLLFGVAGVCIISHGSSKAPSIFNAIRQAKEAIDNRVLERIKAYNEKIVTDAEDIAEKAVS, encoded by the coding sequence ATGGTATTTAAACGCCCGACAATCGCCGTAGATGCTATGGGGGGAGATTATGCTCCCGATGAAATCGTTGCTGGAGCTATACAAGCTATAACCAGGCTCGATGTAAAAGTTTTGTTAGTAGGGGATGAAAAACAAATTGAATCCTCGATTAAAAAACATGGTAACGTCGATACTTCTTTACTGGAAATAGTACCCGCTCAAGAAGCGATCGCTATGAAAGAAGAACCACTGGTGGCAATTCGTCGCAAACCCAAAGCTTCAATTAATGTAGCGATGAATTTAGTCAAGCAACAACAGGCGCAGGCTGTAGTTTCGGCAGGACATTCAGGAGCAGCAATGGCATCGGCTTTACTACGTCTGGGACGATTAAAAGGTATCGATCGCCCCGCTATTGGCGCGGTTTTTCCGACCATCATACCTAATAAATCGGTAATCGTACTCGATGTCGGTGCTAATGTAGACTGTCGCCCCAAATATTTAGAGCAGTTTGCTTTAATGGGAACTATATACAGTAAATATGTATTGGGTAATGCCAAACCCAAACTAGGATTGCTCAATATTGGGGAAGAAGCTTCCAAAGGTAATGACCTGGCTTTACAAACCCATCGGTTATTAGAATCAAATCCCCAGATTCCCTTTGTCGGCAATGCTGAAGGAAGAGATGTTTTATCGGGAGAATTCGATATTATTGTCTGCGATGGTTTTGTAGGTAATATACTCTTAAAATTTGCCGAGGCAGTAGGGGAAGTAATGCTGCAAATTATGAAAGAAGAACTGCCTCAAGGCTGGCGGGGTAAGTTAGGCACGGCACTACTCAAACCCAATTTAAGCAATATTAAACAAAGGATCGACCATGCCGAACATGGGGGAGGTTTGTTGTTTGGGGTAGCGGGGGTGTGTATCATCAGTCATGGTAGCTCTAAAGCACCATCAATATTTAACGCTATTCGCCAGGCAAAAGAGGCGATCGACAATCGCGTTTTAGAACGAATTAAGGCATATAACGAAAAAATAGTTACAGATGCCGAAGATATAGCTGAAAAGGCTGTGAGCTAG
- a CDS encoding single-stranded DNA-binding protein — translation MNSCILMAEIIEDPQLRSTPDGSKVANVMVEFEGLRDEDPKARVRVVGWGNLAEEIENSYHRGDRIIIEGRLAMNLVEMPEGYKEKRAELVASRIYTVGTAAASSDSWNEPNPSSAAVESDNYSTNDFSATPEPTMPSSNSDESNYEDLDEIPF, via the coding sequence ATGAATAGCTGTATTTTGATGGCAGAAATAATTGAAGATCCCCAATTGCGCTCGACTCCCGATGGTTCTAAAGTTGCTAATGTGATGGTGGAGTTTGAAGGACTGCGCGACGAAGACCCTAAAGCTAGAGTTAGAGTGGTTGGCTGGGGAAATTTAGCCGAAGAAATTGAAAACAGCTATCATCGTGGCGATCGCATAATTATTGAAGGGCGTTTGGCAATGAACCTGGTAGAAATGCCAGAGGGGTACAAAGAAAAACGAGCCGAGTTAGTAGCCTCTCGCATCTATACAGTTGGAACCGCTGCCGCTTCTAGCGATAGCTGGAACGAACCCAATCCGAGTTCGGCAGCAGTTGAGTCGGATAACTACAGTACTAATGACTTTTCTGCTACTCCAGAACCCACCATGCCGTCATCTAATTCTGATGAATCTAATTACGAAGATCTTGATGAAATACCTTTTTAA
- a CDS encoding mannose-1-phosphate guanyltransferase, with amino-acid sequence MRAVLMAGGSGTRLRPLTCDLPKPMVPVLNRPIAEHIVNLLKRNNIREIIATLYYLPDVMRDYFQDGSDFGVEMTYAVEEEQPLGTAGCVKNIQQWLNETFIIVSGDAITDFDLQQAIAFHREKKSKATLILTRVPNPVEFGVVITDKDGKINRFLEKPSLSEIFSDTVNTGTYILEPEVLDYLPENEESDFSKDLFPILLDKGKPMYGYIAEGYWCDVGHLEAYREAQYDAMEGKVTVDFAYEEKTPGVWVGTNTYIDSTAEVETPVLIGNNCRIGARVKIEAGTVIGDNVTVGADADLKRPIIWNGVTIGDEAHLRACTIARGTRVDRRAQVLEGAVVGPLSIVGEEAQIAPRVRVWPSKRIESGAILNINLIWGNTAQRNLFGQRGVTGLANIDITPEFAVKLGASYGSTLKLGSTVVVSRDQRSVSRMVSRSIISGLMSAGINVQNLEATAIPISRTMTTKLSGVAGGIHVRLEPNRPDYILIEFFDKQGINISKSKEKKVEGAYFKEDLRRVSVQEIGGVAYPGNAIDTYSRTFAKQLNVEAVRNSGSKIVIDYVYAVSGAILPQLLTKFDCDAVVLNASLKQTAISAAEAVVLLRQLGQVVEALKANLGVQVAANGEQFTLVDESGLPIQGEILTALMVNTIFTAHPRSTVVVPVHASSAVEQIARRHDGRVIRTKVNPTALMETSQANPDVVLGGSGEMGFIFPQLHPGFDAMFGIAKLIEMLTIQERSLAQIRADLPNVCHKSYSLRCPWKVKGALMRYLVETHSSDNLELIDGVKLINPQDDNWILILPDAGEPLVHIFANSDRRDWVDDKIMEYRYLVQKFIDREQGLVESHSL; translated from the coding sequence ATGCGTGCAGTGCTGATGGCTGGGGGTTCTGGAACTAGATTGAGACCCTTAACTTGCGATCTTCCCAAACCGATGGTGCCAGTACTCAATCGCCCAATCGCCGAACATATAGTCAATCTATTAAAACGCAACAACATCAGAGAAATTATCGCTACGCTGTATTATCTACCCGATGTCATGCGCGATTATTTTCAAGACGGAAGTGATTTTGGCGTAGAAATGACTTATGCCGTTGAAGAGGAACAACCTTTAGGCACTGCTGGCTGCGTTAAAAATATCCAACAGTGGTTAAATGAAACTTTCATAATTGTTAGCGGCGACGCAATTACCGATTTCGATCTGCAACAAGCGATCGCTTTTCATCGAGAAAAAAAATCTAAAGCTACGCTGATTTTGACCCGCGTACCCAACCCTGTAGAGTTTGGCGTAGTAATTACCGATAAAGACGGCAAAATTAATCGCTTTTTAGAAAAACCTTCTCTCAGTGAAATTTTTTCCGACACGGTTAATACAGGTACTTATATTCTCGAACCAGAAGTCTTAGACTATCTGCCAGAAAATGAAGAATCAGATTTTTCCAAAGATCTATTTCCCATACTTTTAGATAAAGGTAAGCCAATGTATGGTTATATTGCTGAAGGCTATTGGTGTGATGTCGGTCACCTGGAAGCCTATCGCGAAGCGCAGTATGACGCTATGGAGGGCAAAGTAACCGTAGATTTTGCCTATGAAGAAAAAACTCCTGGTGTTTGGGTGGGAACAAATACTTATATAGACTCGACTGCAGAGGTGGAAACTCCAGTATTAATTGGTAACAATTGTCGCATTGGAGCGCGGGTCAAAATTGAGGCTGGTACGGTGATAGGCGATAACGTTACCGTTGGTGCCGATGCCGATTTAAAACGTCCGATTATCTGGAATGGAGTCACTATAGGTGATGAAGCTCATCTACGTGCCTGTACTATCGCTCGCGGTACGAGAGTCGATCGCAGGGCGCAAGTTTTAGAAGGTGCGGTAGTGGGTCCTTTGTCTATTGTAGGAGAAGAAGCTCAAATAGCTCCTAGAGTCAGAGTTTGGCCTAGCAAGCGAATTGAATCGGGTGCGATTTTGAACATCAATCTAATTTGGGGCAATACAGCCCAGCGCAATCTATTCGGGCAGCGCGGCGTAACGGGATTGGCAAATATTGACATTACCCCAGAGTTTGCCGTTAAATTAGGAGCTTCTTATGGTTCTACTCTCAAATTAGGCTCGACGGTAGTGGTATCACGCGATCAGCGTAGCGTATCGCGAATGGTAAGTCGCTCTATAATTTCGGGATTGATGTCGGCAGGTATTAACGTGCAGAATTTAGAAGCTACTGCCATTCCCATTTCTCGCACCATGACTACCAAATTATCGGGAGTAGCTGGAGGAATTCACGTTCGTTTGGAGCCAAACCGCCCCGACTACATTTTGATTGAGTTTTTTGACAAACAAGGAATTAATATTTCTAAATCTAAAGAAAAGAAAGTAGAAGGAGCTTATTTTAAAGAAGACTTGCGCCGAGTTTCGGTTCAAGAAATTGGCGGGGTTGCCTATCCTGGCAACGCGATCGATACCTACAGTCGTACTTTTGCCAAACAGCTTAACGTCGAAGCGGTTCGCAATAGCGGCTCAAAAATTGTGATCGATTACGTTTATGCGGTTTCGGGGGCTATTTTACCCCAACTGCTGACCAAGTTTGACTGCGATGCTGTGGTACTCAACGCCAGTCTCAAACAAACGGCAATTTCTGCGGCAGAAGCAGTAGTGTTGTTACGTCAGTTAGGTCAGGTTGTAGAAGCTTTAAAAGCCAACTTAGGGGTACAAGTAGCAGCTAATGGCGAGCAGTTTACTCTGGTTGATGAATCTGGTTTGCCAATTCAGGGTGAAATTCTGACGGCATTAATGGTCAATACGATTTTTACCGCTCATCCTCGCAGTACGGTAGTAGTTCCCGTTCATGCTTCGAGTGCGGTAGAACAAATCGCTCGCCGTCATGATGGTAGGGTAATTCGCACTAAAGTCAATCCCACAGCACTGATGGAAACTTCCCAGGCAAATCCCGATGTAGTTTTGGGAGGCAGTGGCGAAATGGGCTTTATTTTTCCCCAGCTACATCCAGGTTTTGATGCCATGTTTGGCATTGCCAAATTAATTGAAATGCTGACTATTCAGGAGCGATCGCTCGCTCAAATTCGGGCCGATTTGCCTAATGTCTGTCATAAGTCTTATTCACTGCGCTGTCCCTGGAAAGTTAAAGGAGCATTGATGCGCTATTTAGTAGAAACTCATTCTTCCGATAATTTAGAGTTAATCGACGGAGTTAAACTTATCAATCCTCAAGACGATAACTGGATTTTAATTTTACCCGATGCTGGAGAACCCTTAGTACATATATTTGCTAATAGCGATCGCCGCGATTGGGTAGACGATAAAATAATGGAATATCGTTATCTCGTGCAAAAATTCATCGATCGCGAACAGGGTTTGGTAGAAAGTCATAGCCTCTGA
- a CDS encoding cobalt-precorrin-6A reductase encodes MTKNIWSIGGTSESAAIAEAIASIVTDNVRLPLIITVVSPTARSLYPSNFKVVSGRMDGAAMTDFCRREGVIAVVDASHPYAVEVSRQAIATAKNLNLPYLRYERKAIATTDDNNSLITRLNSFESLLAGRYLNNQRVLLTIGCKALPLFKNWHDRATLFARILPKPESLDIALKSSFTSDRLICLRPPLGLELETALWRQWNISLVVTKASGTAGGEDIKSQAAAELKIPLIVIDRPKVNYPQQTNSINEVVAFCRRYLSKNIERL; translated from the coding sequence ATGACCAAAAATATTTGGTCGATTGGAGGTACGAGTGAAAGCGCAGCTATAGCTGAGGCGATCGCCAGTATTGTTACCGATAATGTTCGTCTACCTTTGATAATTACTGTCGTTAGCCCGACTGCGCGCTCTCTCTATCCTTCTAACTTTAAAGTAGTTTCTGGGCGGATGGATGGGGCAGCAATGACAGATTTTTGTCGGCGAGAGGGAGTTATTGCAGTTGTCGATGCTTCTCATCCCTACGCTGTAGAAGTTTCCCGTCAGGCGATCGCTACGGCTAAAAACCTCAATTTGCCTTATTTGCGTTACGAAAGAAAGGCGATCGCCACAACGGACGATAACAATTCGCTTATAACCCGACTGAATAGTTTTGAAAGTTTACTAGCAGGCAGGTATTTAAATAATCAAAGAGTATTATTAACAATAGGTTGTAAAGCTTTACCATTATTCAAAAACTGGCACGATCGCGCCACCTTATTTGCCAGAATCTTACCCAAACCAGAATCGTTAGACATCGCCTTAAAATCTAGTTTTACTAGCGATCGCCTTATTTGCCTGCGTCCGCCGCTCGGTTTAGAATTAGAAACCGCTTTATGGCGACAGTGGAATATTTCGCTGGTGGTAACTAAAGCCTCTGGAACGGCAGGGGGAGAAGACATAAAATCTCAGGCAGCAGCAGAATTAAAGATTCCGCTGATAGTTATCGATCGCCCCAAAGTAAATTATCCGCAACAAACTAACTCTATAAATGAAGTTGTGGCTTTTTGTCGGAGGTATCTATCAAAAAATATAGAACGCCTATAA
- a CDS encoding DUF2470 domain-containing protein: MSETITPAISDRICKHMNEDHSEAIVLYAKVYGNTPQTESAIMDSIDPQGMNLSAQIAGETVPVRVQFDHTLKDAEDAHHTLIDMLKQAGNRK, encoded by the coding sequence ATGTCTGAAACTATTACTCCTGCAATCAGCGATCGCATCTGCAAACACATGAACGAGGATCATAGCGAGGCGATAGTTCTTTATGCCAAAGTATATGGCAATACTCCTCAAACTGAATCGGCAATAATGGATTCTATCGATCCACAGGGAATGAATTTATCGGCACAAATAGCAGGAGAAACCGTTCCCGTGAGAGTGCAATTTGACCATACTCTGAAAGATGCAGAAGATGCCCATCATACTTTAATCGATATGCTCAAACAGGCTGGAAATAGAA